One genomic window of Panicum hallii strain FIL2 chromosome 6, PHallii_v3.1, whole genome shotgun sequence includes the following:
- the LOC112897257 gene encoding uncharacterized protein LOC112897257 isoform X2, protein MAAVRASPRLRSLPLLLSQPDAAAAAVQRSFSCASASPSPAAARAMASPSSSSAAPSPYTTLVGRVSCEREIKRSKFIAIAAPVPNERAAMAFLDEVKDPKATHNCWAYKLGEQFRYNDDGEPSSTAGKPIYSAIISSGIDMVMVVVIRYFGGIKLGTGGLVRAYGGVASECLKDAPTCLVKPKARVGMEVPFDLLGTVYHQHFQAEDIKQDYDTGKDGTVMVMFKVGYEKIEDLGNAVNSACSRKIELFL, encoded by the exons ATGGCGGCGGTGCGCGCATCCCCACGCCTCCGCTCCCTTCCCCTGCTGCTCTCCCAGccagacgccgccgccgccgcagtccAGCGTAGTTTCTCCTGCGCCAGCGCCTCCCCCTCCCCGGCGGCCGCCCGGGCCATGGCGTCCCCATCCTCGTCATCCGCGGCCCCCTCCCCGTACACGACGCTCGTGGGGCGCGTGAGCTGCGAGCGCGAGATCAAGCGCAGCAAGTTCATCGCCATCGCCGCTCCCGTCCCCAACGAGCGCGCCGCCATGGCCTTTCTCGACGAG GTCAAGGATCCAAAAGCTACCCATAATTGCTGGGCATACAAG CTGGGAGAGCAATTCCGTTACAACGATGATGGTGAGCCTTCTAGCACTGCTGGGAAGCCAATTTACTCTGCCATCATTTCTTCGGGCATTGATATGGTCATGGTGGTTGTCATTAG ATATTTTGGAGGCATAAAATTGGGTACTGGTGGGCTGGTCAGAGCTTATGGTGGGGTTGCTTCTGAATGCCTTAAAGATGCTCCTACTTGCCTTGTGAAACCAAAG GCTCGTGTTGGTATGGAGGTACCGTTTGATCTGTTGGGCACTGTCTATCATCAG CATTTCCAAGCTGAAGATATTAAACAAGACTATGACACTGGCAAAGATGGTACTGTTATGGTCATGTTCAAAGTGGGATATGAAAAAATTGAGGATCTTGGAAATGCAGTGAATTCAGCTTGCAGCAGGAAAATAGAACTGTTTCTATAA
- the LOC112897671 gene encoding AT-hook motif nuclear-localized protein 28-like: MDREGLYGGRGDGSLVGQADFARPQQQRQMECFSDEANSRDGEAEANNGGGPQEAATSGGGGGDAASVETGKRRRGRPPGSKNKPKPPPVVTRDVEPAAAMRPHVLEVPAGGDVARALAGFARRRGLGICVLAGTGAVADVPLRHPLPPPPGAAPDGAAVVFRGRYEILSISATFLAPSMSAAVPRAVRDLSVSLAGPHGQIVGGAVAGPLVAATTVVVLAAAFTDLTFHRLPLEDDASASASGSAEADEHRGHHQPQDASGLRPHLLSVAPATQAVPLYGRQSQEVWPAAASAQRPRPPYQ, encoded by the coding sequence ATGGACCGGGAGGGGCTTTACGGAGGCCGTGGCGACGGCAGTCTCGTGGGCCAAGCTGACTTCGCACggccgcagcagcagcggcagatGGAGTGCTTCTCTGACGAGGCGAACAGCCGGGACGGCGAGGCGGAGGCGAacaacggcggcggcccgcAGGAGGCGGCGACCtcggggggaggaggaggcgacgcGGCGAGCGTGGAGACGGGGAAgcggaggcgggggcggccgcCGGGGTCCAAGAACAagccgaagccgccgccggtggtgACGCGGGACGTGGAGCCCGCGGCGGCCATGCGGCCACACGTGCTCGAGGTCCCCGCCGGCGGGGACGTCGCCCGCGCGCTCGCGGGcttcgcgcgccgccgcggcctcgggATCTGCGTGCTCGCGGGGACGGGCGCCGTCGCCGACGTGCCGCTCCGCCACCCGTTGCCGCCGCCCCCCGGCGCGGCCCCGGACGGCGCGGCCGTCGTCTTCCGCGGCCGGTACGAGATCCTCTCCATCTCGGCCACGTTCCTGGCCCCGTCCATGTCAGCGGCGGTGCCCCGCGCtgtcagggacctctcggtgtCGCTCGCCGGCCCGCACGGCCAGATCGTGGGGGGCGCCGTGGCGGGGCCCCTCGTCGCCGCCACCACCGTCGTCGTCCTGGCCGCCGCGTTCACCGACCTTACCTTCCACCGGCTCCCCCTCGAGGACGATGCGTCGGCGTCCGCCTCCGGCAGCGCCGAAGCCGACGAACACCGTGGGCATCACCAGCCGCAGGACGCGAGCGGGCTGCGCCCGCACCTGCTCAGCGTGGCTCCGGCGACTCAGGCGGTTCCCTTGTACGGTCGCCAGTCCCAGGAggtgtggccggcggcggcaagcGCACAGCGCCCACGGCCGCCGTATCAATAA
- the LOC112898316 gene encoding transcription factor AIG1-like translates to MVVTDGGVEGERPAPAPAVRKERGRSHSEAERKRRQRINAHLATLRTLVPSASRMDKAALLGEVVRYVRELRGKASEAAEGVGAGVIPGEGDDVGVEEEEDDRWRPGGRRCGTGGLLGTGAADGRLPPRRVRAWVCCADRPGLMADLGRAVRSVGNARPVRAEIATVGGRTRGVVELDVCRDDDHVAAAATDKGGAVALSTLRAALRAVLLNREDHLAAAEGYKRPRFSAQIAKVK, encoded by the exons ATGGTGGTGACGGACGGCGGAGTGGAGGGGGAGCGCCCGGCGCCAGCGCCGGCGGTGCGGAAGGAGCGGGGCCGGAGCCACAGCGAGGCCGAGCGCAAGCGACGGCAGCGGATCAACGCGCACCTCGCCACGCTCCGCACCCTCGTCCCCTCCGCATCCCGG ATGGACAAGGCGGCGTTGCTGGGCGAGGTGGTGCGGTACGTGCGGGAGCTTCGCGGGAAGGCGAGCGAAGCGGCGGagggcgtcggcgccggcgtcATCCCCGGGGAAGGCGACGATGTGGGcgtcgaggaggaggaggacgaccgCTGGCGGCCCGGAGGCCGCCGCTGCGGCACCGGCGGGCTGCTCGGGACGGGCGCCGccgacggccgcctgccgccgcgGCGCGTCAGGGCGTGGGTGTGCTGCGCGGACCGCCCGGGGCTCATGGCCGACCTGGGCCGCGCCGTGCGGTCCGTCGGGAACGCGCGCCCCGTCCGCGCCGAGATCGCCACCGTTGGGGGGAGGACCCGCGGCGTCGTGGAGCTGGACGTCTGCCGCGACGACGACCACGTGGCGGCCGCAGCCACGGACAAAGGCGGGGCGGTGGCGCTGTCCACGCTgcgggcggcgctgcgcgcCGTGCTGCTCAACCGGGAggaccacctcgccgccgccgaggggTACAAGCGGCCGCGCTTCTCCGCGCAGATCGCCAAGGTGAAGTGA
- the LOC112897972 gene encoding ATP synthase subunit d, mitochondrial-like, whose product MSGNGAKKVADMAVKAGKAIDWDGMAKMLVSEEARKEFATLRRTFEDVNHQLQTKFSQEPQPIDWEYYRKGIGSKVVDMYKEAYESIEIPKYVDTVTPEYKPKFDALVVELKEAEKASLKESERIEKEIAELREMKKKISTMTVDEYFEKHPEVKQKFDDEIRNDNWGY is encoded by the exons ATGAGCGGCAACGGCGCGAAGAAGGTGGCCGACATGGCGGTGAAGGCCGGCAAGGCGATCGACTGGGACGGCATGGCCAAGATGCTCGTCTCCGAGGAGGCGCGCAAGGAGTTCGCCACCCTCCGCCGCACCTTCGAGGACGTAAACCACCAGCTCCAGACCAAGTTCTCCCAG GAACCCCAACCGATTGATTGGGAGTACTACAGAAAAGGAATTGGATCTAAAGTGGTCGATATGTACAAAGAGGCTTATGAAA GCATCGAGATCCCCAAGTATGTTGACACCGTTACTCCCGAGTACAAGCCGAAGTTTGACGCTCTG GTTGTTGAACTGAAGGAGGCTGAGAAAGCGTCTCTGAAGGAGTCAGAAAGGATAGAGAAGGAAATTGCTGAACTCAGGGAAATGAAG AAAAAGATCAGCACAATGACAGTGGATGAATACTTTGAGAAGCACCCTGAAGTCAAGCAGAAGTTTGACGATGAAATCCGTAATGACAACTGGGGATATTGA
- the LOC112897257 gene encoding uncharacterized protein LOC112897257 isoform X1: protein MAAVRASPRLRSLPLLLSQPDAAAAAVQRSFSCASASPSPAAARAMASPSSSSAAPSPYTTLVGRVSCEREIKRSKFIAIAAPVPNERAAMAFLDEVKDPKATHNCWAYKLGEQFRYNDDGEPSSTAGKPIYSAIISSGIDMVMVVVIRYFGGIKLGTGGLVRAYGGVASECLKDAPTCLVKPKARVGMEVPFDLLGTVYHQLQHFQAEDIKQDYDTGKDGTVMVMFKVGYEKIEDLGNAVNSACSRKIELFL from the exons ATGGCGGCGGTGCGCGCATCCCCACGCCTCCGCTCCCTTCCCCTGCTGCTCTCCCAGccagacgccgccgccgccgcagtccAGCGTAGTTTCTCCTGCGCCAGCGCCTCCCCCTCCCCGGCGGCCGCCCGGGCCATGGCGTCCCCATCCTCGTCATCCGCGGCCCCCTCCCCGTACACGACGCTCGTGGGGCGCGTGAGCTGCGAGCGCGAGATCAAGCGCAGCAAGTTCATCGCCATCGCCGCTCCCGTCCCCAACGAGCGCGCCGCCATGGCCTTTCTCGACGAG GTCAAGGATCCAAAAGCTACCCATAATTGCTGGGCATACAAG CTGGGAGAGCAATTCCGTTACAACGATGATGGTGAGCCTTCTAGCACTGCTGGGAAGCCAATTTACTCTGCCATCATTTCTTCGGGCATTGATATGGTCATGGTGGTTGTCATTAG ATATTTTGGAGGCATAAAATTGGGTACTGGTGGGCTGGTCAGAGCTTATGGTGGGGTTGCTTCTGAATGCCTTAAAGATGCTCCTACTTGCCTTGTGAAACCAAAG GCTCGTGTTGGTATGGAGGTACCGTTTGATCTGTTGGGCACTGTCTATCATCAG CTGCAGCATTTCCAAGCTGAAGATATTAAACAAGACTATGACACTGGCAAAGATGGTACTGTTATGGTCATGTTCAAAGTGGGATATGAAAAAATTGAGGATCTTGGAAATGCAGTGAATTCAGCTTGCAGCAGGAAAATAGAACTGTTTCTATAA
- the LOC112897258 gene encoding vegetative cell wall protein gp1-like codes for MARCGPSCRLLVLLLALTAFNGSFAARHLLDTAAAPEAAPAQPSTPAIPTTLPPVPSIPAVPTTLPPIPSIPAVPKVAIPPIPSIPIPKVALPPAASGTIPSLPNPVIPTTVSTIPAVPVTLPPIPSIPTTVPSIPTTMPTTIPTIPGLQMPPIPFTTPPPQTASP; via the coding sequence ATGGCTCGTTGTGGACCTAGTTGCCGTCTTCTCGTCCTGCTCCTAGCCTTGACAGCCTTCAATGGCAGTTTCGCAGCACGCCATCTTTTGGACACAGCAGCTGCACCAGAGGCTGCACCGGCTCAGCCATCCACACCAGCGATTCCAACCACACTGCCCCCAGTTCCTTCCATACCAGCAGTTCCAACCACACTGCCTCCAATTCCTTCCATTCCAGCGGTCCCAAAGGTGGCAATCCCACCAATTCCATCCATTCCCATTCCAAAGGTCGCCCTGCCACCAGCAGCCTCTGGCACAATCCCATCTCTACCAAACCCTGTGATTCCGACCACCGTGTCAACCATTCCTGCAGTGCCGGTTACATTGCCACCAATTCCCTCAATTCCCACTACTGTGCCATCAATTCCAACCACGATGCCAACAACAATCCCTACCATTCCCGGGCTCCAGATGCCACCGATTCCATTCACCACCCCACCCCCACAAACCGCCAGCCCTTGA